The following proteins are co-located in the Betta splendens chromosome 9, fBetSpl5.4, whole genome shotgun sequence genome:
- the specc1la gene encoding cytospin-A — MKKSGRPAVSKSSGDRGKAEAAAAVGPGKPAGKSTAAAPLSKVKSNDDLLAAMAGGNPASSAAVKTKRTASTGTSASTLDSKPKTSATSKRTTTSTYKEPNSSRDRLRTSRTSTAKKQLVSGAVPGDVASGKRSRGQVAAESDGRMSKSKSDGQISDKVALEAKVKDLLGLAKSKDVEILHLRSELRDMRAQLGLGGDVTAAVEEAGEEEKPQVSAITAADVESTLILLQEQNQAIRVELNLLKSENRMLKDRLNALGFSLEQRLDGSDKLFNYNSLSPDLATCSVQSDGGGTGTLTSSVEGSAPGSLEDLLAGQHGGSADNLDSESSEVYQAVTSSDDALDAPSGASSSSESECAPSRERSRRGSSGNASEVSVACLTERIHQMEENQHSTAEELQATLQELADLQQITQELNGENERLGEEKVILMDSLCQQSDKLELYGRQIEYLRSLLDEHHITYVLEEDIKSGRYMELEQRYADLADNARFEREQLLGVQQHLSNTLKMAEQDNAEAQEMIGALKERNHQMERIMESERQDRAAMGATLDEYKAAVSNDQAELSRCRAQLDQERQRVAELYSLHTAGDKNDICQLLEGVRLGKEEAEAKAAKMQEELEEAHSELNQLQETFRKLDREYRDFQQQVQQQMAEQERALEKQREELQEKDTEIADMKETIFELEDEVEQHRALKLHDNLIITDLENSVKKLQDQKHDMEREIKILHRRLREESMEWRQFQADLQTAVVIANDIKSEAQEEIGDLRRRLQEAQEKSEKLSKELEEVKSRKQEEERGRVYNYMNAVERDLAALRQGMGLSRRSSTSSEPSPTVKTLIKSFDSASQGPPSNGASVTPTVPTTPLPRTPLSPSPMKTPPAAAVSPIQRHSISGSMSTAKPMSSLSDKRPSYTDITMPPEHLLRGTSTSRTPSVIQRVSNMDTTKAMSVSRRSSEEIKRDMSNPDGASSTSLMAMSAASSPLSLSSSSPTASVTPTARSRLREERKDPLSALAREYGGSKRNALLKWCQKKTEGYQNIDITNFSSSWNDGLAFCAVLHTYLPAHIPYQELTSQDKRRNFSLAFQAAESVGIKCTLDINEMVHTERPDWQSVMTYVTAIYKYFET, encoded by the exons ATGAAGAAATCAGGCCGGCCAGCGGTGAGTAAGTCGAGTGGAGATCGAGGcaaggcagaagcagcagccgcTGTCGGCCCGGGGAAGCCTGCAGGCAAGAGCACCGCTGCTGCCCCTTTGTCCAAG GTGAAAAGCAATGATGATCTTCTAGCAGCTATGGCTGGAGGGAATCCTGCATCcagtgctgctgtaaagacaaaGAGGACTGCCTCCACTGGGACTAGTGCTAGCACCCTAGACAGCAAGCCAAAGACATCAG CTACATCCAAGCGTACAACCACCTCAACTTACAAGGAGCCTAATTCATCAAGAGACCGTCTCCGGACATCCAGGACATCAACGGCTAAGAAGCAGTTGGTATCAGGTGCTGTGCCAGGAGATGTAGCCTCAGGGAAGCGCTCTCGCGGCCAAGTCGCGGCAGAGTCTGACGGCCGCATGAGTAAGTCTAAATCAGACGGCCAGATCAGTGATAAAGTGGCTCTGGAGGCCAAAGTAAAAGACTTGCTGGGTTTAGCTAAGAGCAAAGATGTGGAAATCCTACATCTGCGCAGTGAGCTGAGGGACATGAGGGCACAGCTTGGCCTGGGAGGTGATGTAACAGCTGCCGTGGAAGAAGCAGGCGAGGAGGAGAAACCCCAGGTTTCTGCCATCACAGCGGCCGATGTAGAGTCCACACTCATCCTCTTACAAGAGCAGAACCAGGCCATCAGAGTGGAGCTGAACCTGCTCAAGAGTGAGAACCGCATGCTGAAAGATCGCCTCAACGCCCTGGGCTTCTCCCTGGAGCAGAGGCTCGACGGCTCTGATAAGCTGTTCAACTACAACTCCCTGAGTCCAGACCTGGCAACGTGCAGTGTGCAGAGCGATGGTGGCGGCACCGGCACCTTGACGTCCTCGGTGGAGGGCTCTGCCCCTGGCTCTTTAGAAGACCTCCTCGCAGGACAACATGGAGGCTCAGCAGACAACCTTGACAGTGAGTCTAGTGAGGTCTACCAGGCCGTTACCTCAAGTGATGATGCTCTGGATGCTCCCTCtggagcctcctcttcctccgaatCAGAGTGTGCTCCCAGCAGGGAGCGCTCGCGGAGGGGCAGCAGTGGCAATGCCAGTGAGGTGTCAGTGGCGTGTCTGACGGAGCGCATCCACCAGATGGAGGAGAACCAACACAGCACTGCTGAGGAACTTCAGGCCACGTTACAGGAGCTGgctgacctgcagcagatcaCCCAGGAGCTGAATGGAGAGAACGAGCGGCTCGGCGAAGAAAAGGTGATCCTCATGGACTCTCTGTGTCAGCAGAGCGACAAGCTGGAGCTCTATGGTCGCCAGATCGAATACCTGCGCTCGTTGCTGGATGAGCATCACATCACGTACGTGCTGGAGGAGGACATTAAGAGTGGCCGCTacatggagctggagcagcgctACGCAGACCTGGCGGACAATGCCCGCTTCGAGAGAGAACAGCTGCTGGGCGTTCAGCAGCACCTGTCCAACACTTTGAAGATGGCCGAGCAGGACAACGCCGAAGCCCAGGAGATGATCGGAGCGCTGAAGGAGAGGAACCACCAGATGGAGCGCATCATGGAGTCCGAGAGGCAAGACCGGGCCGCCATGGGCGCTACGCTGGACGAGTACAAAGCTGCGGTGAGCAACGACCAAGCGGAGCTGAGCCGCTGCCGAGCCCAGCTGGACCAGGAGAGGCAGCGGGTGGCGGAGCTGTACTCGCTTCACACCGCGGGGGACAAGAATGACATCTGCCAGCTGCTGGAAGGTGTGCGGCTGGgaaaagaggaggctgaggccaAGGCTGCGAAaatgcaggaggagctggaagaggCCCACAGTGAGCTCAACCAGCTGCAGGAGACGTTTAGGaag CTGGACAGGGAATACAGAGActtccagcagcaggtgcagcagcagatggctgAGCAGGAGCGCGCACTGGAGAAACAgcgtgaggagctgcaggagaaagacacCGAGATCGCAGACATGAAAGAAACCATCTTTGAGCTGGAGGATGAGGTCGAGCAGCACCGAGCTCTGAAACTCCACGACAATCTCATCATCACAGACCTCGAGA ATTCAGTGAAAAAGTTGCAAGACCAGAAGCACGACATGGAGAGAGAGATTAAAATTCTTCACCGCAGACTGAGG gaggagtcgatggagtgGCGTCAGTTCCAGGCTGATCTGCAGACAGCCGTGGTCATTGCTAACGACATAAAGTCCGAGGCGCAGGAGGAGATCGGCGACCTGCGCCGTCGACTGCAGGAAGCCCAGGAGAAGAGCGAGAAGCTGagcaaggagctggaggaggtcaaGAGTCGCAA gcaggaggaggagagaggcagagtgTACAACTACATGAACGCAGTGGAGAGAGACCTGGCGGCTCTCAGACAGGGGATGGGTCTCAGCCGAaggtcctccacctcctcagagCCCTCGCCTACCGTTAAGACACTCATCAAGAGCTTCGACAGTGCCTCACAAG GGCCTCCTTCCAATGGTGCCTCTGTGACTCCAACAGTCCCAACTACCCCACTACCCCGCACCCCCCTCAGCCCCAGCCCCATGAAGacgcctccagcagctgccgtTTCCCCCATTCAG aGACACTCCATCAGTGGATCCATGTCAACAGCCAAGCCAATGTCATCGCTAAGTGATAAGAGGCCCAGTTACACAGACATCACTATGCCAC CTGAGCACCTTCTCAGGGGAACCTCGACCAGCCGGACTCCATCTGTCATCCAGAGGGTTTCCAATATGGACACAACTAAGGCAATGTCAG TGTCCCGCAGGAGCAGTGAGGAAATAAAGAGGGACATGTCTAATCCAGATGGGGCCTCCTCAACTTCCCTGATGGCTATGAGTGCAGCCTCATCCCCACTCTCCCTGTCGTCCTCTTCTCCCACTGCCTCAGTCACCCCCACAGCACGCAGTCGCTTAAG agaagagagaaaggaCCCGCTGTCAGCGTTGGCGCGAGAATACGGTGGCTCCAAAAGAAATGCCTTGCTAAAGTGGTGCCAGAAGAAGACTGAAGGCTACCAG AACATTGACATCAcaaacttcagcagcagctggaacgaCGGCTTGGCCTTCTGTGCTGTGCTTCACACCTACCTGCCTGCACACATCCCCTACCAGGAGCTCACCAGCCAAGATAAG AGGAGAAACTTCTCCCTAGCTTTCCAGGCTGCTGAGAGTGTGGGCATCAAATGCACTTTG GACATAAATGAGATGGTGCACACGGAGCGGCCGGACTGGCAGAGTGTCATGACTTATGTCACAGCCATCTACAAGTACTTTGAGACCTGA